From a single Deinococcus fonticola genomic region:
- a CDS encoding ribonucleotide-diphosphate reductase subunit beta, with protein MTQTPFSATNWSEPEDSYSATFYEKYTSQLWFPDEIPLTNDALVWQALGDEERWTYIHASAGLNALDTLQGEVGMPALRGLVDGHIRKATLQFQGMMEDVHARSYSLINKTFLSASEEREVFEWVRTQPHLQFKIATIQAVFGDPDVSPVGLWKKLTVSCMLETALFYSGFFYPLYLAGQGRMVAAGEIFNLIILDEALHGVYVALLAQEQYAALNPAEQTYARAWYEDTLQILYRNELAYTELLYAGVGLTADVKTFIRFNFNVLADNLALPRSFPDEEINAVIQNGIRAGGTTHDFFSAKGSSYSKISVEPLTDDDIEAIWPGESPAAPPRKAAHD; from the coding sequence ATGACCCAGACGCCTTTTTCCGCCACTAACTGGTCGGAACCCGAGGACAGCTACTCGGCCACGTTCTACGAGAAGTACACGTCCCAGCTGTGGTTCCCCGACGAAATTCCCCTCACGAACGACGCGCTCGTCTGGCAGGCGCTGGGCGACGAGGAGAGGTGGACGTACATTCACGCCTCCGCCGGCCTGAACGCCCTGGACACCCTTCAGGGCGAGGTGGGCATGCCCGCCCTGCGGGGCCTCGTGGATGGCCACATCCGCAAGGCCACGTTGCAGTTTCAGGGCATGATGGAGGACGTTCACGCCCGCAGCTACTCGCTGATCAACAAGACCTTCCTCAGCGCCAGTGAGGAACGCGAGGTGTTCGAATGGGTCCGCACCCAGCCGCACCTGCAATTCAAGATCGCCACCATCCAGGCGGTCTTCGGCGACCCGGACGTGTCGCCCGTGGGCCTGTGGAAGAAGCTGACGGTGTCCTGCATGCTGGAAACGGCGCTGTTCTACAGCGGGTTTTTCTATCCGCTGTACCTGGCCGGACAGGGGCGCATGGTCGCGGCCGGGGAGATCTTCAATCTGATCATCCTGGACGAGGCGCTGCACGGCGTGTACGTCGCCCTGCTGGCGCAGGAGCAGTACGCCGCCCTGAACCCCGCCGAGCAGACGTACGCGCGCGCCTGGTACGAGGACACGCTGCAGATCCTGTACCGCAACGAACTGGCGTACACCGAACTGCTCTACGCCGGCGTCGGGCTGACGGCCGACGTCAAGACGTTCATCCGCTTCAACTTCAACGTCCTGGCCGACAACCTGGCCCTGCCCCGCAGCTTCCCGGACGAGGAGATCAACGCGGTCATCCAGAACGGCATCCGGGCCGGTGGCACCACCCACGACTTCTTCTCGGCCAAGGGCAGCAGCTACAGCAAGATCAGCGTGGAACCCCTGACGGACGACGACATTGAGGCCATCTGGCCGGGCGAGTCTCCCGCCGCCCCACCGCGAAAGGCCGCCCATGACTGA
- a CDS encoding thioredoxin, with the protein MTERPFMLLTQDACPSCERLKKMLSGPLKGAFDDRIEVIHRQTSAERFSELAQIHRIQSVPALIHTSGATLLQTSGLGEVQRFLMSERLNRDLPQ; encoded by the coding sequence ATGACTGAGCGTCCCTTCATGCTGCTCACCCAGGACGCCTGCCCGAGCTGCGAACGGCTCAAGAAGATGCTCTCCGGGCCGCTGAAAGGCGCCTTCGACGACCGGATCGAGGTGATTCACCGCCAGACGAGTGCCGAACGGTTTTCCGAACTCGCGCAGATTCACCGAATTCAGAGCGTGCCCGCGCTCATTCATACGAGTGGTGCCACCCTTTTACAGACCAGCGGACTTGGCGAAGTGCAGCGCTTTTTGATGTCGGAAAGGCTGAATAGGGATTTGCCCCAATAA
- a CDS encoding IS4 family transposase, whose protein sequence is MITAQSVNHHKLSPHMPGKSSVEAKKRRVERGVGDEQLTMQTFLALMLSHIPPGKWLLSLDRTNWKHGESPMNLLVLGVVIHGYTIPLMWDALDSTGTSDTKARMWVVSQLLRAFPACRWRGLVADREFIGAEWFRFLRKKGIKRAVRIKKNTKLDALRGDEWFGNIQHGQYRCMVEKAGVFGEVMQVVATRSPEGDLVLIATDFDVLDTVKLYRMRWSIECTFSSLKSRGFDLERTAMTDPAALERLFGIVVLAWLNCLQIGVFRSQERPIRRLKHGRCAMSLVQYGAQLLIHALRWEQHLLHTLFHQWTQPLLPLRQQKSGVVGY, encoded by the coding sequence ATGATTACCGCCCAGAGCGTCAATCACCACAAGCTCTCCCCACATATGCCAGGGAAGAGCAGTGTTGAAGCCAAGAAACGCCGCGTAGAACGCGGCGTGGGCGACGAACAATTGACCATGCAGACCTTCCTGGCGCTGATGCTCAGTCACATTCCGCCAGGGAAGTGGTTGCTGAGTCTGGATCGCACGAACTGGAAACATGGCGAATCACCTATGAATTTACTCGTGCTGGGCGTGGTGATTCACGGGTACACCATCCCGCTGATGTGGGATGCATTGGACAGTACGGGCACCAGCGACACGAAAGCCAGAATGTGGGTCGTCAGTCAACTGCTGCGGGCCTTTCCAGCGTGTCGCTGGCGGGGTCTCGTGGCAGATCGGGAGTTCATCGGTGCTGAGTGGTTCCGATTTCTGCGGAAGAAGGGGATCAAGCGGGCGGTACGCATCAAGAAGAACACCAAACTGGACGCACTCCGGGGAGATGAGTGGTTCGGGAACATCCAGCACGGTCAATACCGTTGCATGGTGGAGAAAGCGGGTGTATTCGGGGAAGTGATGCAGGTGGTGGCAACGAGGTCACCCGAAGGTGACCTCGTGCTCATCGCTACAGATTTTGATGTGTTGGACACCGTGAAGCTGTACCGAATGCGTTGGTCTATCGAATGCACCTTCAGCAGCCTCAAATCCAGGGGCTTTGACCTGGAGCGTACCGCCATGACTGATCCAGCTGCTCTGGAACGCCTGTTTGGAATCGTCGTGTTGGCGTGGCTGAACTGTTTGCAGATTGGCGTATTTCGCTCCCAGGAGCGACCTATTCGGCGATTAAAACATGGTCGCTGTGCCATGAGCCTCGTTCAATACGGGGCGCAACTCCTCATTCATGCGCTGCGATGGGAGCAACACCTGCTCCACACGCTATTTCACCAGTGGACACAGCCTTTACTCCCACTCAGACAACAAAAAAGTGGAGTTGTCGGCTACTGA
- a CDS encoding IS630 family transposase produces the protein MINFPVPHHLKPKLSGTEIDEGETVIWADEVGISIKPVVGNTWATRGETPMILAKTNWKKLSIIGGITSGGQFFQQTHEGSIKATGFIAFLTHLLRHIEGKMTVVVDNAKIHRAKMVTDFVATQERLSITYLPPYSPELNPIERVWAYVKRHHLANFCPETLEQLKAYLRTVWPKIRYRQLPAQLLGLDLQTTST, from the coding sequence TTGATCAATTTTCCCGTCCCACACCACCTCAAACCTAAGTTGTCGGGTACTGAGATAGACGAGGGAGAAACAGTCATTTGGGCCGATGAAGTCGGGATCAGCATCAAGCCTGTCGTGGGGAATACATGGGCCACACGCGGAGAAACGCCCATGATCCTGGCCAAGACCAATTGGAAGAAGCTCTCCATCATCGGGGGAATCACGTCTGGAGGACAGTTTTTCCAGCAAACACATGAGGGTTCAATCAAGGCGACTGGTTTCATCGCCTTCCTGACGCACCTCCTGCGGCACATCGAAGGCAAAATGACCGTCGTCGTAGACAACGCTAAAATTCATAGAGCGAAGATGGTGACGGACTTTGTTGCCACGCAGGAGCGGTTGAGTATCACCTACCTCCCACCGTATAGCCCAGAACTAAACCCGATTGAGCGCGTCTGGGCCTATGTCAAGCGCCATCATCTTGCCAATTTCTGTCCCGAGACCCTGGAACAACTCAAGGCTTACTTGAGAACAGTCTGGCCGAAAATTCGCTACCGTCAGTTACCCGCTCAACTTCTTGGTCTTGACCTTCAGACGACATCAACTTAG
- a CDS encoding tetratricopeptide repeat-containing diguanylate cyclase, which yields MTQRPPSEPKVGTTQADLDVQLARAEDLVVVDPKAAEQLTREVIARAQEAGEALRAGQAGVFLGATLFYQAQYDEAYRAFHEALSIAQGEGDRSLEARALNGLGNVVSHQGDYAGALEYFMQSSHLALETGDELGRVRVLNNIAALRSELGEHSSALAAHQEVVAVAGQMGDRILSLVASVNVLVDLCNLGNHDRVLTLADELVPNLQESEAHQPLVVAQAHRANSLRETGQLEAARRVVLETLPVAEDIGEQMHLCYLMNVLTMTYQQQGQYAQALPAAERALNLAQTYGIRTQERDALGLLCEIQEALGDFQGALAFLRAHYQLERELHAENVDRKTRFITAQFELETLRREAEQERERRQQLLKDHSALREDHALLSHLAAHDPLTGLANRPHFQERAAEALKHAGESCVGLLFLDLDGFKAVNDTLGHDAGDDLLRQVASRLRAQLRREDVIARPGGDEFTVLLPHLSSPDDAQRVARKLLRALTEPFTVYGQTVHISASVGSAVAPHDGLSFTELNRCADEAMYRVKRQRAATKLPAPT from the coding sequence ATGACGCAGCGCCCCCCCAGTGAACCGAAGGTCGGCACGACGCAGGCTGACCTGGACGTCCAACTGGCCCGCGCCGAAGACCTGGTGGTGGTCGATCCCAAGGCGGCCGAGCAGCTGACCCGCGAAGTAATCGCGCGGGCACAGGAGGCCGGCGAGGCGCTGCGGGCGGGCCAGGCGGGCGTATTCCTGGGAGCCACGCTGTTTTACCAGGCCCAGTACGACGAGGCGTACAGGGCGTTTCACGAGGCGCTGAGCATCGCACAGGGAGAAGGAGACCGCAGCCTGGAAGCGCGCGCGCTCAACGGCCTTGGGAATGTGGTCAGTCACCAGGGCGATTACGCCGGGGCACTGGAATACTTTATGCAGAGTTCTCACCTGGCGCTGGAGACCGGCGACGAACTGGGGCGCGTGCGGGTACTGAACAACATCGCGGCCCTCAGATCCGAACTTGGCGAACACAGCAGCGCCCTGGCCGCCCACCAGGAAGTGGTGGCGGTGGCCGGGCAAATGGGCGACAGAATCCTGAGCCTTGTGGCCAGCGTGAACGTGCTCGTCGACCTCTGCAACCTGGGAAACCACGACCGCGTTCTGACCCTGGCCGATGAACTCGTGCCGAATCTGCAAGAGAGTGAGGCGCATCAGCCGCTGGTGGTGGCCCAGGCCCACCGGGCCAACAGCCTGCGGGAAACCGGACAGCTGGAGGCGGCGCGGCGCGTCGTGCTGGAAACCCTGCCCGTGGCCGAAGACATCGGTGAACAGATGCATCTGTGTTACCTGATGAATGTTCTGACCATGACGTATCAGCAGCAGGGGCAGTATGCGCAGGCCCTGCCCGCCGCAGAACGTGCCCTGAACCTGGCCCAGACATACGGTATCCGCACGCAGGAGCGCGACGCCCTGGGGCTGCTGTGTGAAATCCAGGAAGCGCTGGGCGACTTCCAGGGTGCGCTGGCGTTCCTGCGCGCCCACTACCAGCTGGAACGCGAGCTTCACGCCGAGAACGTGGACCGCAAGACCCGTTTCATCACCGCGCAGTTCGAACTGGAGACGCTACGGCGTGAGGCCGAACAGGAGCGGGAGCGCCGGCAGCAACTCCTGAAGGATCACTCGGCCCTGCGCGAGGATCACGCGCTGCTGAGTCACCTGGCCGCGCACGATCCCCTCACCGGCCTGGCCAATCGCCCCCATTTTCAGGAAAGAGCAGCGGAAGCCCTGAAACACGCCGGGGAGAGCTGCGTGGGCCTGCTGTTCCTCGATCTGGACGGCTTCAAGGCGGTCAACGATACCCTGGGCCACGACGCGGGGGATGACCTGCTGCGGCAGGTGGCCTCGCGCCTGCGTGCTCAGCTCAGGCGCGAGGATGTGATCGCCCGCCCCGGCGGTGATGAGTTCACGGTGCTGCTCCCCCACCTAAGCAGTCCAGACGACGCGCAGCGGGTCGCCCGGAAGCTCCTGCGCGCCCTGACCGAGCCGTTCACCGTGTATGGGCAGACCGTGCACATCAGCGCGTCGGTAGGCAGCGCCGTGGCCCCGCATGACGGCCTGAGCTTCACCGAGTTGAACCGCTGCGCCGACGAGGCCATGTACCGCGTGAAACGTCAGCGGGCAGCAACGAAACTGCCCGCCCCCACCTGA